A genomic window from Sparus aurata chromosome 14, fSpaAur1.1, whole genome shotgun sequence includes:
- the etnk1 gene encoding ethanolamine kinase 1 codes for MANYIHVPDEAPAVPKIDVTVDESDYRSGALKLIKELRPSWKPSEVKVKFFTDGITNKLLGCYVGAVMQDVVLVRIYGNKTELLVDRENEVKSFRVLQAHRCAPRLYCTFNNGLCYEFLQGTALEPEDIRSQPVFRLIARQLAKYHAIHAHNGWVPQSDLWLKMGKYFALIPKCLKDPKQDARLRMEVPSPRCLRDELLWLQQSLSVLGSPVVLCHNDLLCKNIIYSQEAGNVKFIDYEYAGYNYQAYDIGNHFNEFAGLNEVDYSHYPNRAFQLQWLRSYLEAYKELKGQGCEVTDREVDVLYVQVNQFALASHFFWGLWALIQAKFSTIDFDFLGYAVLRFNQYFKMKPEVVALNLPE; via the exons ATGGCTAACTACATTCACGTCCCCGACGAGGCTCCCGCTGTGCCCAAAATAGATGTGACAGTTGACGAGAGCGACTACAGGTCCGGTGCACTGAAGCTCATCAAGGAGCTGAGACCGAGCTGGAAGCCATCCGAGGTCAAAGTGAAG tTTTTCACAGATGGAATAACCAATAAGCTGCTGGGCTGCTACGTGGGGGCAGTCATGCAGGATGTGGTTCTGGTTCGCAtttatggcaacaaaactgAACTGTTGGTTGACAGGGAAAACGAGGTGAAAAGTTTCAGGGTACTACAGGCGCACCGCTGTGCCCCAAGATTATACTGTACCTTCAACAACGGCCTGTGTTATGAGTTTCTGCAAGGGACTGCCCTGGAGCCTGAGGACATTCGCAGCCAACCTGTTTTCAG GCTCATTGCCAGGCAGCTGGCCAAGTACCATGCCATCCATGCCCACAATGGCTGGGTGCCTCAGTCCGACTTGTGGCTGAAGATGGGCAAGTACTTTGCTCTTATCCCCAAGTGCTTAAAGGACCCTAAGCAGGATGCCAG ATTGAGAATGGAGGTACCCAGCCCACGGTGCCTCCGAGATGAGCTGCTGTGGCTCCAGCAGAGTTTGTCTGTGCTGGGCTCCCCCGTAGTGCTGTGCCACAACGACCTGCTCTGCAAAAACATAATCTATAGCCAGGAGGCAG GCAACGTAAAGTTCATTGACTACGAGTATGCTGGGTACAATTACCAAGCCTACGACATTGGGAACCATTTCAATGAGTTCGCTG GCCTGAACGAGGTGGATTATAGTCACTACCCAAATCGGGCCTTTCAGCTGCAGTGGCTTCGCTCCTACCTGGAGGCCTATAAGGAGCTTAAAGGCCAGGGCTGTGAAGTGACTGACAGAGAGGTGGATGTTCTTTATGTCCAAGTCAACCAGTTTGCCTTG GCGTCTCATTTCTTCTGGGGTCTCTGGGCTCTGATTCAGGCCAAGTTCTCCACCATCGACTTTGACTTCTTGGG ATATGCTGTCCTGCGCTTCAATCAGTACTTCAAGATGAAACCGGAGGTAGTTGCGCTGAACTTACCAGAATAA